From Mytilus edulis chromosome 8, xbMytEdul2.2, whole genome shotgun sequence, one genomic window encodes:
- the LOC139485585 gene encoding uncharacterized protein translates to MDSGSLCNTSSEDLFFFKTRNKSPYNSSTYGSSSSGDTFNLKLRNGKLRTAINALTDAFKMVMATIDHLIQKPVDILMAGVDSENSANRTNLKKSETELQKVAFLLQDGLKRMREAMQEQSRAIKVLSELEHFTPVQSKSPDVEQSSVKGKTIYPLSEMDQMSEQQESEQKLEENPKIQSQWEAIQQLCDAGKINAQTICNHQRLEQERNSEKCRDKQHLTNEENIICRGNPDASAFKRDDELTHETVEISLPRGWSYNWTFRGRKYYIDHNKKSTHWSHPLIKDSLPTNWDRIESQKHGVYYVNLLTKTAKYEHPFVQSQFQDEEKQATLEHISENTQKQQLNLVPGKAYRAHAMPYWLHAYLKDRHQCNHMVK, encoded by the exons ATGGATAGTGGAAGTTTATGTAATACTAGTTCAGAGGATTTATTTTTCTTCAAGACCAGAAATAAATCTCCGTATAATTCGAGTACATATGGAAGTTCTAGTTCAGGTGATACATTCAATTTAAAATTACGAAATGGTAAATTAAGGACAGCAATCAACGCTCTGACGGATGCTTTCAAAATGGTAATGGCGACTATTGATCATTTAATCCAAAAACCAGTTGACATTTTAATGGCTGGAGTAGATTCGGAAAATTCAGCAAACAGAACGAATCTCAAAAAGTCAGAAACGGAATTGCAAAAAGTTGCATTTCTTCTGCAGGATGGACTCAAACGAATGAGAGAAGCCATGCAAGAACAAAGCAGAGCAATTAAGGTTTTGTCCGAGTTAGAACATTTTACTCCTGTACAAAGTAAATCACCAGATGTAGAACAAAGTTCAGTAAAAGGTAAAACAATTTATCCTTTATCAGAGATGGATCAAATGTCTGAACAACAGGAAAGTGAACAAAAATTAGAAGAGAATCCTAAAATACAAAGTCAATGGGAAGCAATACAACAGTTGTGTGATGCAGGTAAAATCAATGCTCAAACTATATGTAACCATCAACGATTAGAACAGGAACGAAATTCTGAAAAATGTAGAGATAAACAACATTTGACAAATGAAGAGAACATTATTTGTCGTGGAAATCCAGACGCCTCAG CATTCAAAAGAGACGACGAGTTAACACACGAAACTGTAGAAATATCTTTACCGAGGGGTTGGAGTTATAATTGGACATTTCGTGGTAGAAAATACTACATTGACCACAATAAGAAATCAACACACTGGAGTCATCCTCTTATAAAAGATAGTCTGCCAACTAACTGGGATAGAATAGAGTCTCAAAAACATGGCGTTTATTATGTCAA TCTTCTTACAAAAACTGCTAAGTATGAACATCCCTTCGTGCAATCACAATTTCAAGATGAAGAAAAGCAAGCAACTTTAGAACACATCTCAGAGAATACTCAGAAACAACAACTTAACTTGGTTCCAGGAAAAGCATACCGAGCACACG CAATGCCTTACTGGTTGCACGCTTACTTAAAAGACAGACATCAATGTAATCATATGGTGAAATGA